AACGACGATCGTCACAATCGTTAAAAATCGAAATTTTTTTTGTTTTCCCCCCTTGAAGGGGGGAAGGCTCATCCCCATCTCTCAGGTCACCAGCCGATAACCCATTTCGGGCCGGCGTTACCTAAATAACTGATACTGACTTTCTCAAAGGAGAGCTATCACATGAGCATTCGTCCATTACATGACCGTGTCATCGTCAAACGTAAAGAAGTTGAATCTAAATCTGCGGGCGGCATCGTTCTGACCGGCAGCGCAGCTGGTAAATCAACTCGTGGCGAAATCATCGCTGTCGGTAAAGGCCGCATCCTGGAAAACGGTAACGTGCAACCGCTGGACGTGAAAGTTGGCGATATCGTGATTTTCAACGA
This genomic window from Buttiauxella gaviniae contains:
- a CDS encoding co-chaperone GroES, with the translated sequence MSIRPLHDRVIVKRKEVESKSAGGIVLTGSAAGKSTRGEIIAVGKGRILENGNVQPLDVKVGDIVIFNDGYGVKSEKIDNEEVLIMAESDILAIVEA